GTAGATTTTGTATATCTAACAGCTTGGGTTGATCATGATGGTATGGTGCAAATGCGCGAAGATATTTACGGCTATGATTCACCAAGCCCAAAACCAATTAAAAACAAATTCATCACAATGAAAGACTTTAAACATTAATTTGTTGAAGTAGTAAGAAGCCAGCACTAGATTGCTGGCTTTTTTGTATACAAAATCAGTGATATTCGTCAATCCGCGTAATTTATTTTACGTTTAAACTATTTATCATAAGTTTTGCTAGGTACTATTGATCTGCCTGTAATCGATAACAAAGAAGGTGAATGTGTTAAAAGCTATTTTTCTTGATATGGATGAAACCTTATGTGCCACTTCTTTGGCAGATAAACATGCTGTCGGACAATTGAAGTTATACGTTGCGGATTTATACCCTCAGTTAGATGCTGATCTTTTCTTAGAACGTTACGTTGCAGGGGTATATAAAAAACTAAATGATGAATTACCTGAGTTAGTACCTCTACTCAATGACGAGCTGTACTTCCGTCAGAACTTGATCATCGTATTATTTAAAGAGCAGGGTATCGATTTACCTTTTGACTCAGCCGTTGCAATTCAAGCGTGTTTTGATCAGTCAAGAATGTCAGGGTTTGATTTCTTTCCTGGTATGAAAGACGCGCTGGTGGCACTACGTAAAGCCTATAAGCTGGTGGTGATCACTAATGGTCCTGTGTTCTCTCAGCACCCAAAGCTTGCGACAACAGAAATGCAGCAATATGTTGATCATATTATTGTGGGTGGGGAAGAGCCCGAAGAAAAGCCTGCATTGAGTATTTTTGAGAAGGCGTTAGGTTTAGTTGGATGTAAACCTCATGAAGCAATCCATATGGGCGATTCATTAGCTGCTGACATTGCGAGTGCAAACAATGCCGGCATTAAGAGTATTTGGGTTGATACGCAAAAAGAAGCGGATCATCAGCAGCTTGTTTATATTAAGCCTGATTTTATTGTTGCTAACCCGGTAGAGTTAACTGAGATTGTCGCTTCATTGGCTTAATTCAGAATCCAGTTTATAGATACAAAAACGCCACAGATTAGCTGTGGCGTTTTTTGTTAATCATTAGTTTTGATGATCAGCACTTGGTTCATCATCATTACGCGTTTTCCATAATGACGCACCGATTGCGATTGAGATAGTCAGTACAATCACACATAGTGAAACCGTTGTTGGGATCGCCCATGCTGTGCCCACCAATAGCATTTTCAAGCCAATGAAGCTTAGGATAAATGCTAGTGCGACACGTAGGTAACAGAAGCGTGTTAGCATGCCTTCTAGAACAAAGTACAGTGAACGTAAACCAAGTAGGGCAAATACGTTAGCTGTAAATACTAGGAACGGCTCACGTGTTACTGCAAATATCGCTGGGATAGAATCCAATGCAAACATCACATCTGTTAATGCAATAACTGCTACGACAACCAATAGTGGTGTTGCTAACCAGCCTTTATCGCCTTTAACAAACATCTTATGGTCGTGGTAATCGTCCGTTACTTTGAAGAAACGTTTAACAATACGCACAGGTAGTGCATCAGAGAAGTCTTCTTGCTCTTCTTCATCTTCTTTCCATAGCTTGAAACCAGTGTATAAAAGGAAAGCAGCGAAGATGTACATCACCCAGTGGAAGTCTTCAAGTAGCTGTGCACCCACAGCAATCATACCGCCACGAAGCAATAGCGCACCAACAACACCAAGCATTAGTACACGTGGGCGTAGACGCTCTGGTACCATAAATTGACCAAAGATCAGCGCGAACACGAATAAGTTATCAACACTTAATGATTTTTCTAATAGATAGCCAGTCACAAAAGCAGTTGCCGCTTTGGTATTACTGTAGGTGCTATCTGGTGCCATTAATTGCCAGTTGAAGTAAATAAACACAGCAAATAAGAAGGCGAGTAAAACCCAAAATACACTCCAAATTGCTGCTTTCTTTATAGATACTTTGCCGCCACGGGTTTGGTATAGATCTAATGCAAACATTAACACTGTTAAAACAGCGAACCCTTCGTAACTAAAAAGGCTCATAGAATTTCTCCTAAAAATCGACCTTGGGTAATAACCTTTGCAGTACAACGCAAACTGTATTGGCGCTTTATGAATATGATCGATACACCAATAGCAAGAGGATGATACAGCTTTACAACAAAGGTTATCGCATAGGGATTAAAACACGGAAGGCATGGTAAAAGGGTGTTTCACAATAAACCTCACGCGCATTAAAAAACTCAAGCACGATGCTTGAGTCTATTTTCACTTACTGTGTAAGCAATAATGGCATTGGTCTCGTCAAAATGGTGCATTGAATAATGATGCAAATCCATTCACGGCTGCCGGAAGCGTTGGCTTCGAGATGACGACAGACGAACAATTGTGACTACTCCCCAAAACGGGGCAATTCTAGTCTTCTAAAACCAAAGTTTCCAGTCGTTTTTTTAAATTATTACTGTTTAAAGCAATCAGATATAAATACGATGTTTTTAATAATGGTGAAGTAAATAGGAAATGTAAAAATGAGTGAAATTATGAATTAATGGGATTAATTACTAAAAAATGTTTAAGGAATATTTTTGACTATTAATATTACAGTTAGTTCCTAACAAGAATAAAAGCGTAATGGTTATGCATAATAGAAATTTAGCATGATAACGGTTGGTTCCATTGGTGTTAAATAATTGTTTTTTATCTGTTTTTTGTAATGTTAAAACGAAAAAATGATGTGATATTGCTCACAAATGCAATTGGCTTCATTTAGTGGCTTAGCGAAGTGGACGTATAGTCTTACCGATAAAAGATAATGATTAATGTTACGTTCCTACCTAAGGATAGTTATGGAAACAGTACTTAATACATCAGAGCAAGAACTTATCATATTTGATTACACACATTTTCTTTCTCTTCTATGCCATCAGAAATGGACATTTATCGACTTTATTCAAAGTCTCGTACCATCTTTTGAGATGAATATTAAATCGAATATTTCATCACCAATAAGTCCTGCTGAAAAGTTACATAAAGAAGCCTTAAAAGTACTTTCAAGCAGTGCAAGTGATACTCAAAATATTATTCGTTTATTATTTTTATCACGCAATGAAGATATTCAAGGTCTTGTTCTGTTATTACCATTTGCATTGGAGCCTGAACAGGTCAAATTAATTGAAAGAAAAGGGAAGTGTAAGATAGAAAAGCAAAACGACAACGGAGAAAGATTACTCATCACTCTTGAGTAAAATTTTTACAAAGAAGGTGCGTTATTACACCTTCTTTGCCTGCGATTAATTACCAGAATATCCAAGTAAACAGCGTTAAAAACACAATACAAAGAATATTTAGGTAAATACCAATTCTCATCATTTCTTGTTGTTTTATGTGACCCGTACTAAATACAATCGCATTGGGTGGTGTCGCAACGGGTAGCATAAATGCACAAGATGCTGCGATTGCAATTAATGCCGATAAAATCACAGGCGATACCCCTAGCGCTTCTGCAACGGTTGCAAAAACAGGAATGAGTAGCGCAGCACTTGCCGTGTTACTCGCAAACTCAGTTAAGAAAACCACAAAGATCGCTATTACAAAGATAGTTAGTAATAATCCTGCTTGGTTGAGAAATCCACTCAGTTCCTGAGCGAGAAAAACACTGGTACCTGTTGCTTTTAATACGTTACTTAAACAAATACCCCCACCAAATAAGATAAGTACACCCCAATCGGTTGATTTTTGAATATCTTTCCATTCAACAACACGTGAGGCACAGAGTAAAACGATCGCACTTAGTGCAACAACGCTGTCAAATTTTGCAAAGCCACCTAAATAAGCATTGATCGGTTTACTGAAAATCCAACATGTGACGGTGAATAAAAAAATAGCGAGAGTGAGCAGCTTACCGTTTGTCCATGTAATAGGGGTATGATCGATTTCAAATTGATGGTTTAGGTTGGGCTTTAATAATACATATAATAACCCAACAGTAAGAGGTAACAGTAGTAAGCTAACTGGTACGCCAAATGCCATCCATTCGGTAAAGTTAAGTCCTGCTTCTGCTGCTGCAATTGCATTGGGTGGACTACCTACAATCGTTGCAATACCGCCGATACTAGCACAGTAAGCAATACCCAATAGGGTAAAGACATAAGTACTGTGTCCTGTTTTATTGTTTACTTTACTTAATACGCCAAGCACTAATGGCAACATCATTGCTGTTGTTGCGGTATTACTGATCCACATGGAAAGGCCAGCAGTAACACCAAATAACATTAACACTGCGACAGACATTTTCCCTTTAGCTGCAACTAGAACTTTATCTGCAATCACTTGATCTAATTGTTGTTTGTGCAGTGCTGCTGCGAGTGCAAATCCACCTAAAAATAGAAAAATAATAGGGTTGGAGAAATTCGCTAATGCTTGCGGTGTTTTAAAAATACCAAAAAATATCGCGAGTAATGGAACAAGAATGGCGGTTACGCTGACGTGTAATGCTTCAGTTAGCCAAAGTACAGCGATAAAGCTCAGAATACTGAGCCCGAGATTGACATTTTCCTCAAAAGGTAGGATGTTAAGTAGGGTAACAAACAATAGAATGTCTGCGATGATAATGAGACTGTTACGATTTAAGAGCCATTGCCTTATTGTGATAGTGAGTGCAGTCATAGCCTTCTCCGATAGTAAAAAGCACTTTTAAATGAGCATCAAATTGCGTAAGCACTATAAGAGCAAGTGGTTAAAAAGTGTGTGACTAATGTATATAAATGGTTAATTTATAAAGAAAAATAAATATACGTTTATTATTAGAGTTTGCGTAGTAATTCATGCTTTAGTGGGATGATTGGAAGTAAATTTATTGACTAATTAATGTTGTATTTCGCTATATGCTCATTTTTCACATGGATATTTGAAATATATCTCTGTGTAAGTTTTTAAGTTATTGTTATTAAAAGTGATTGTTTAAAGTTACATAAAATTTGTAACAAATATAAAGTTTTATTAGACGCATCAAGTATGATACCGTTTTCCTAGTGACAAAAAATTGACGTTAAAGACTTGTAAAAATGGCGTAAAGAGTATGGCTAGGAAGCAAACAATAAGTAAAAGTGTAAAGCTTAATAAGAAGATTAAAGCTGATGCATTGCAGCATATAAAAACGGTTAAACATCGGTTTATGACGACAATGAATTCAAAAAAGAATAATAAAACAG
The sequence above is a segment of the Photobacterium leiognathi genome. Coding sequences within it:
- a CDS encoding HAD family hydrolase; the encoded protein is MLKAIFLDMDETLCATSLADKHAVGQLKLYVADLYPQLDADLFLERYVAGVYKKLNDELPELVPLLNDELYFRQNLIIVLFKEQGIDLPFDSAVAIQACFDQSRMSGFDFFPGMKDALVALRKAYKLVVITNGPVFSQHPKLATTEMQQYVDHIIVGGEEPEEKPALSIFEKALGLVGCKPHEAIHMGDSLAADIASANNAGIKSIWVDTQKEADHQQLVYIKPDFIVANPVELTEIVASLA
- a CDS encoding TerC family protein, whose translation is MSLFSYEGFAVLTVLMFALDLYQTRGGKVSIKKAAIWSVFWVLLAFLFAVFIYFNWQLMAPDSTYSNTKAATAFVTGYLLEKSLSVDNLFVFALIFGQFMVPERLRPRVLMLGVVGALLLRGGMIAVGAQLLEDFHWVMYIFAAFLLYTGFKLWKEDEEEQEDFSDALPVRIVKRFFKVTDDYHDHKMFVKGDKGWLATPLLVVVAVIALTDVMFALDSIPAIFAVTREPFLVFTANVFALLGLRSLYFVLEGMLTRFCYLRVALAFILSFIGLKMLLVGTAWAIPTTVSLCVIVLTISIAIGASLWKTRNDDEPSADHQN
- a CDS encoding SLC13 family permease — protein: MTALTITIRQWLLNRNSLIIIADILLFVTLLNILPFEENVNLGLSILSFIAVLWLTEALHVSVTAILVPLLAIFFGIFKTPQALANFSNPIIFLFLGGFALAAALHKQQLDQVIADKVLVAAKGKMSVAVLMLFGVTAGLSMWISNTATTAMMLPLVLGVLSKVNNKTGHSTYVFTLLGIAYCASIGGIATIVGSPPNAIAAAEAGLNFTEWMAFGVPVSLLLLPLTVGLLYVLLKPNLNHQFEIDHTPITWTNGKLLTLAIFLFTVTCWIFSKPINAYLGGFAKFDSVVALSAIVLLCASRVVEWKDIQKSTDWGVLILFGGGICLSNVLKATGTSVFLAQELSGFLNQAGLLLTIFVIAIFVVFLTEFASNTASAALLIPVFATVAEALGVSPVILSALIAIAASCAFMLPVATPPNAIVFSTGHIKQQEMMRIGIYLNILCIVFLTLFTWIFW